The proteins below come from a single Antricoccus suffuscus genomic window:
- the folK gene encoding 2-amino-4-hydroxy-6-hydroxymethyldihydropteridine diphosphokinase produces MTRAVLSIGSNIGDTIGHLQSVLTAAGSAVRAVSSVYETAPWGGVQQDPFHNAVLIVDDPARDAWRWLEFAHSCEDRARRTREVRWGPRTLDVDIVAVYDGPASVTSADPTLTLPHPRAHQRAFVLVPWAEIEPAARLPQGPVAELVGALDLADPEQRVVRRSDIHLEVRGGA; encoded by the coding sequence GTGACTCGCGCCGTACTATCCATTGGCTCCAACATCGGCGACACCATCGGACACCTGCAGTCGGTGCTGACTGCCGCCGGTTCCGCCGTCCGAGCCGTGTCGTCGGTCTATGAGACCGCGCCGTGGGGCGGGGTCCAGCAAGATCCCTTCCATAACGCGGTTCTGATCGTTGACGACCCGGCCCGCGACGCTTGGCGTTGGCTCGAGTTCGCGCACTCATGTGAGGATCGAGCCCGCCGCACGAGGGAGGTGCGATGGGGACCGCGCACGCTCGACGTCGACATCGTCGCTGTGTACGACGGTCCCGCCTCGGTCACCAGCGCCGATCCGACGCTGACCCTGCCGCACCCGCGGGCACACCAACGCGCGTTCGTGCTCGTCCCGTGGGCAGAAATCGAGCCCGCAGCACGGCTGCCTCAGGGCCCGGTGGCCGAACTTGTCGGCGCACTTGACCTGGCAGACCCGGAGCAACGCGTCGTACGCCGTAGCGACATACACCTTGAGGTGCGTGGTGGCGCGTAA
- a CDS encoding DUF3180 domain-containing protein, translating into MARKQLASTKASTLATIAVVAGLLSWGLVRSFYGSIPPLDWYVPLWSAILAAAEFVFGRQLKRRIDRAPGTTPPEPLVAARALAFAKASSIVGSLLVGVWAGVAIYTGGQWGYLQSAKADTVVAAFGLLCSAALVAGGIFLEYGCRTPPQKDDEDDDDPDGDWLTHR; encoded by the coding sequence GTGGCGCGTAAGCAACTCGCGTCGACGAAGGCGTCCACGCTAGCCACGATCGCCGTGGTGGCGGGCTTGTTGAGCTGGGGGTTGGTGCGCAGCTTCTACGGGTCAATCCCTCCATTGGACTGGTACGTCCCGCTGTGGTCTGCGATCCTCGCCGCCGCCGAGTTCGTGTTTGGGCGGCAGCTCAAGCGCCGTATCGACCGCGCGCCCGGTACGACTCCGCCGGAACCGTTGGTCGCCGCGCGGGCGCTCGCGTTTGCAAAGGCGAGCTCGATCGTGGGGTCACTGCTGGTCGGCGTGTGGGCCGGAGTCGCGATATATACCGGTGGGCAGTGGGGCTATCTACAGTCGGCGAAGGCCGACACCGTCGTTGCGGCGTTCGGGTTGCTGTGCTCGGCCGCGCTCGTAGCCGGCGGCATATTTCTGGAATACGGCTGTCGCACCCCGCCTCAAAAAGACGACGAGGACGACGACGACCCCGACGGCGACTGGTTGACCCACCGCTAG
- a CDS encoding bifunctional metallophosphatase/5'-nucleotidase, which translates to MRQGVRRIASAAAVAALSTGTIFAFGAGTANAATNIGDGVLDPSLTEVNILNFNDFHGRIDENNGGATGLAFADNVKTSMAKYDPAKTLLLSDGDNIGASPFTSMSDADNPTLAYLNALGVEASAVGNHEFDKGVDDLTGRVSTAAAFPYLAANVYAKGTTTPILDEYVVIEKNGLKIGVIGAVTQETPALTGPNATGTVDFVDPVDAVNRVADQLTDGNEANGEADVLIAEYHEGAGAGTPEGATIEQEVAHGGAFAKIVTQTSAAVSAIFTGHTHKEYAWDGPVPGEPGQTRPILQAASYATFLGHVQLGFDANKKLVQYKVENLPTSTVDQSKPEGQQTMADWKAKYPAIWQIIDAAIQKAAIIGKEHLGNVTADITTAYAAGKRDDRASESTLSNLIAQSMVDVLNDPGRSGADIGLMNPGGVRAELLFNDGADNTGDITYAEAAAVVPFANTLQTIELTGAQLKTVLEQQWQTNEDGTIPSRPYLQLGLSDNLTYTYDPAATQGAHITSVSLDGAPLDLTATYTVVGSSFLIGGGDNFREVAAGQNMKDSGLIDTESFATWIKDKGTLSPSFNRHAVVTNGQPDAVTIGEQTSFAASGLDLTSLGSPSNTELTAYVGDTAVGMFSVSEGAATIAFTTPDGIATGPATLKLVATPSNTTVTFPVTVNAATPITPPTTEPPTTQPPTTEPPAPQPTVTVDHAKIAPGSKITVKAVNFSAAVGSMAQVELHSDPVTIGQMSVGSGGSATGVFTIPAATTRGAHSIVVTAGGVTASVQITVTASGGKGGTLASTGADVAPKLEVAAIMLVLGGGLTLAGRRRNG; encoded by the coding sequence ATGAGGCAAGGCGTGCGCCGGATCGCGAGTGCCGCGGCAGTGGCAGCGTTATCAACCGGAACAATTTTCGCATTCGGCGCAGGCACGGCGAACGCCGCGACGAATATCGGCGACGGCGTGCTGGATCCCAGCCTTACTGAGGTCAACATCCTCAACTTCAATGACTTCCACGGTCGTATTGACGAAAACAACGGCGGCGCGACGGGTCTGGCGTTTGCCGATAACGTCAAGACGTCGATGGCGAAGTACGACCCTGCGAAGACCCTCCTGCTGTCGGACGGTGACAACATCGGCGCGTCGCCATTTACGTCGATGTCCGACGCGGACAACCCGACACTCGCGTACCTCAACGCGCTGGGAGTCGAAGCGTCCGCGGTCGGTAACCACGAGTTCGACAAAGGGGTCGATGACCTCACCGGGCGTGTGAGCACTGCGGCGGCGTTCCCATACCTGGCCGCAAACGTCTACGCCAAAGGTACGACGACCCCGATCCTCGACGAGTATGTCGTGATCGAGAAGAACGGCCTGAAGATCGGCGTCATCGGCGCGGTCACCCAGGAGACGCCGGCCCTGACCGGCCCCAACGCGACCGGAACGGTCGATTTCGTCGACCCTGTCGACGCGGTCAATCGGGTCGCGGACCAGCTCACCGATGGCAACGAGGCCAACGGCGAGGCCGACGTACTCATCGCCGAATACCACGAAGGTGCGGGCGCCGGTACGCCAGAAGGCGCGACGATCGAGCAGGAGGTCGCACACGGGGGAGCGTTCGCCAAGATCGTCACGCAGACCAGCGCGGCCGTATCGGCGATCTTCACCGGCCATACGCACAAGGAGTACGCCTGGGACGGGCCCGTCCCAGGCGAGCCCGGCCAGACTCGGCCGATCCTGCAGGCCGCGTCGTACGCGACCTTCCTTGGGCACGTGCAGCTCGGATTCGACGCCAACAAGAAGCTTGTCCAGTACAAAGTGGAAAACCTGCCCACCAGCACGGTCGACCAGTCGAAACCCGAAGGCCAGCAGACGATGGCCGACTGGAAAGCGAAATACCCGGCGATCTGGCAGATCATCGACGCCGCAATCCAGAAGGCCGCGATCATCGGCAAGGAACATCTGGGCAACGTCACCGCCGACATCACCACGGCGTACGCCGCCGGTAAACGCGACGACCGGGCAAGCGAGTCGACGCTGAGCAATCTGATCGCGCAGTCGATGGTCGACGTACTCAACGACCCGGGGCGCAGCGGCGCCGACATCGGTCTAATGAATCCGGGCGGCGTGCGTGCGGAGCTGCTGTTTAACGACGGGGCAGACAACACCGGCGACATCACATATGCCGAAGCCGCCGCCGTCGTACCGTTCGCCAACACGCTGCAGACAATCGAGCTCACCGGCGCGCAGCTCAAGACGGTGCTCGAGCAGCAGTGGCAGACAAACGAGGATGGCACGATTCCGTCTCGTCCCTACCTGCAGCTCGGGCTCTCAGACAACCTCACCTACACCTATGACCCTGCCGCGACGCAGGGTGCGCACATCACCTCGGTCTCGCTCGACGGCGCGCCGCTCGACCTGACCGCGACTTACACCGTTGTCGGATCGTCGTTTCTCATCGGCGGAGGCGACAACTTCCGCGAGGTCGCGGCCGGTCAGAACATGAAGGACTCCGGTCTGATTGACACGGAGTCGTTCGCGACCTGGATCAAAGACAAGGGCACACTGTCACCGTCGTTCAATCGGCACGCGGTCGTCACCAATGGGCAGCCGGATGCGGTCACGATCGGCGAGCAGACCAGTTTTGCCGCCTCCGGTCTGGACCTGACTAGCCTCGGCAGCCCCTCGAACACCGAGCTCACGGCGTACGTCGGTGACACCGCGGTGGGGATGTTCTCGGTCAGCGAAGGCGCGGCGACGATCGCATTCACGACGCCCGACGGCATCGCCACCGGTCCGGCAACGCTCAAGCTGGTCGCGACCCCGTCCAACACCACGGTGACGTTCCCGGTCACGGTCAACGCGGCCACGCCCATCACGCCACCGACAACCGAGCCACCGACAACTCAGCCACCGACAACCGAGCCGCCGGCCCCGCAGCCGACCGTCACGGTCGATCACGCCAAGATCGCCCCCGGCTCGAAGATCACCGTCAAGGCCGTCAACTTCTCCGCGGCAGTCGGATCGATGGCGCAGGTCGAGCTGCATTCCGATCCGGTCACCATCGGTCAGATGTCCGTCGGCAGCGGCGGCTCGGCGACCGGGGTGTTCACGATCCCGGCAGCTACGACGCGCGGTGCGCACTCGATTGTCGTCACCGCCGGTGGCGTGACCGCATCGGTGCAGATCACGGTGACAGCCTCGGGCGGCAAGGGTGGCACCCTCGCGAGCACCGGCGCCGACGTCGCGCCGAAGCTTGAGGTGGCCGCGATCATGTTGGTGCTTGGCGGCGGGCTCACTCTCGCAGGCCGCCGCCGTAACGGCTAG
- a CDS encoding MFS transporter, whose protein sequence is MPVQQESTISPRPPTGAPGTQRVTRRGLILAVILITQLMVVLDMTVVNVALPHMQSALGFTASGLSWVLSAYTLTFGGLLLLGARTGDLLGRRRTMLTGVSVFTAASLLGGLATSPAWLIAARALQGGGAAFATPAVLALLMGMYAEGRERTRALGLYTAISVGGAAIGLLAGGMLTQWLSWRSVMYVNVPIGLALVIAGSLIVPRSPGRPGKFDLSGAITSTLGMTGLVLGFVQASTHGWSDSSTLFAFGAGVVLLATYIVIERRAAEPITPLQLFASRTRSGANVARMLMTAGMMGMFFFLTQFLQDILHYSPIATGLAFLPVSIALFSGSQLSARVLVERYGERLVMIVGASMSTVSMLWMTQLSASSGYLDVLGPLLLLGLGNGAAFVPLTSAALAGVKPEHSGAASGLVNVSQQVGGSLGLAILVTVFGTATRDAAAGTSPTGLFVSGADAAFLAGAILLAATAAVVGLVIRRSPVLQPELAE, encoded by the coding sequence GTGCCTGTTCAGCAAGAATCCACAATCTCGCCGCGTCCGCCCACCGGCGCACCCGGCACCCAACGCGTCACCCGTCGCGGGCTGATCCTCGCGGTCATCCTCATCACCCAGCTGATGGTCGTGCTCGACATGACCGTCGTCAATGTCGCGCTCCCGCACATGCAAAGCGCACTCGGCTTCACCGCGTCGGGCCTGTCGTGGGTGCTCAGCGCCTACACGCTCACCTTCGGCGGACTACTGCTACTCGGCGCACGCACCGGTGATCTCCTCGGCCGGCGCCGTACCATGCTCACCGGCGTATCGGTCTTCACCGCGGCCTCCCTGCTCGGAGGTCTCGCCACATCGCCGGCGTGGCTGATCGCCGCTCGCGCGCTGCAAGGCGGTGGCGCCGCGTTTGCAACGCCGGCCGTGCTTGCCCTCCTCATGGGCATGTACGCCGAGGGCCGCGAACGCACCCGCGCGCTCGGTCTCTATACCGCCATCTCCGTCGGCGGCGCGGCCATCGGCCTGTTGGCCGGCGGCATGCTCACCCAGTGGCTGTCCTGGCGATCGGTCATGTATGTCAACGTCCCGATCGGCCTCGCGTTGGTCATCGCCGGATCGCTGATCGTGCCGCGCTCACCCGGACGTCCCGGCAAGTTCGATCTGTCCGGCGCCATTACCTCGACGCTCGGAATGACCGGCCTGGTGCTTGGGTTCGTGCAGGCGTCGACGCACGGGTGGAGCGACAGCAGCACATTGTTCGCATTCGGCGCCGGCGTCGTGCTGCTGGCGACGTACATCGTGATCGAACGGCGGGCGGCGGAGCCGATCACGCCCCTGCAACTGTTCGCCAGCCGCACCCGATCTGGCGCCAACGTCGCGAGAATGCTCATGACCGCCGGAATGATGGGAATGTTCTTCTTCCTGACACAGTTCCTGCAGGACATCCTTCATTACAGCCCGATCGCGACCGGCCTTGCCTTTCTGCCGGTATCGATCGCGCTGTTCTCCGGCTCCCAGCTCAGCGCACGGGTGCTTGTCGAGCGGTACGGCGAGCGCCTGGTCATGATCGTCGGCGCGTCGATGTCCACGGTGAGCATGCTCTGGATGACGCAGCTGTCCGCCTCGAGCGGCTACCTGGACGTGCTGGGTCCGCTGCTGCTGCTCGGGCTCGGCAACGGGGCGGCGTTCGTACCGCTCACCTCCGCGGCGCTGGCCGGCGTCAAGCCGGAGCACAGTGGCGCGGCGTCCGGTCTGGTCAACGTGTCGCAACAGGTCGGCGGATCACTGGGACTGGCGATTCTCGTCACGGTCTTTGGTACCGCGACCCGCGACGCGGCAGCGGGCACGAGCCCAACCGGGCTGTTTGTCTCCGGCGCAGATGCAGCCTTCCTTGCCGGAGCGATCCTGCTCGCGGCAACCGCGGCGGTCGTGGGTCTAGTCATACGCCGCAGTCCAGTGCTACAGCCTGAGCTGGCCGAATAG
- a CDS encoding TetR/AcrR family transcriptional regulator, translated as MSSSAPASSGTTVSATTGRPMRADARRNYELLVEAAKAVLVENDGDAPLEDIARRAGVGIGTLYRHFPKRLDLLEAVYREEVDALAHSKDQLAADVSPWEGLDRWLHLLVGYVATKRVLFQELVDAIGKESELLTHSRAVMMDSTAAMLKAAQDAGVARADVRPDDLVRIVGGCTMMPHVAPDQQERMVQIVLDGVRI; from the coding sequence ATGTCTTCCAGCGCCCCGGCTTCGTCGGGTACGACGGTGAGTGCGACGACCGGCCGGCCGATGCGCGCAGACGCGCGTCGCAACTACGAATTGCTGGTCGAGGCGGCCAAGGCAGTGCTCGTCGAAAACGACGGCGACGCTCCGCTCGAGGACATCGCGCGTCGAGCAGGCGTCGGGATCGGCACCCTATACCGGCATTTTCCTAAGCGGCTCGATCTTCTCGAGGCCGTCTACCGCGAGGAAGTCGACGCGCTCGCGCACAGCAAAGACCAGCTGGCCGCGGACGTCTCGCCGTGGGAGGGGCTCGACCGATGGCTGCATCTGCTCGTCGGTTACGTCGCTACCAAGCGGGTGCTCTTTCAAGAACTCGTCGATGCGATCGGCAAGGAATCCGAGCTGTTGACGCACTCGCGGGCGGTCATGATGGATTCGACGGCTGCGATGCTCAAGGCCGCCCAGGATGCCGGCGTCGCACGCGCCGACGTGCGACCGGATGACCTGGTCCGCATTGTCGGTGGCTGCACGATGATGCCGCACGTCGCACCGGACCAGCAAGAACGCATGGTGCAGATCGTGCTGGACGGCGTACGCATCTAG
- a CDS encoding YceI family protein, with the protein MTAASTLNLTPGVWNIDTAHTAIGFSVRHMMVSKVKGTFKTFSGAITVADQVEDSSVKVTIDVPSVDTGNEQRDGHLRSADFFDLDNHNTIGFASTSIAPKGDDWVVTGDLTINGITKPVELKTEFGGVAGETAGFEASTEILRSDFGIKFQIPMEDGGVVVGDKVTITLDVEAHPAKVEANA; encoded by the coding sequence ATGACCGCAGCATCCACGCTCAACCTCACCCCCGGCGTCTGGAACATCGACACCGCACACACCGCGATCGGTTTCAGCGTCCGCCACATGATGGTCAGCAAGGTGAAGGGCACGTTCAAGACGTTCTCCGGCGCCATCACCGTCGCCGACCAGGTCGAGGATTCCTCGGTCAAGGTCACCATTGACGTCCCGTCGGTCGACACCGGCAACGAGCAGCGCGACGGACACCTGCGCTCTGCGGACTTCTTCGACCTCGATAACCACAACACGATCGGCTTCGCGTCGACCAGCATCGCGCCAAAGGGCGACGACTGGGTGGTTACCGGCGATCTGACCATCAACGGAATCACCAAGCCGGTCGAGCTCAAGACCGAGTTCGGCGGCGTGGCGGGTGAGACCGCCGGGTTCGAGGCGTCCACCGAGATCCTGCGCTCCGACTTCGGCATCAAGTTCCAGATTCCGATGGAAGACGGCGGGGTGGTCGTCGGCGACAAGGTGACCATCACTCTCGACGTCGAGGCTCATCCGGCGAAGGTCGAGGCCAACGCCTAA
- a CDS encoding MarR family winged helix-turn-helix transcriptional regulator, protein MTETKWLSSEEQLGWRGFLLASRLIMDQLNRELQDAHDLSLTDYAILVRLSEEQDHQLRMTELAASSGLSKSRLSHQMKRLEQRGLTSRSVCPDDARGTNAELTKAGYKALQDASHTHVAGVREHLLDHFDPDQVRELARWTEEVVHHLDQDGRSGPLLPSCQP, encoded by the coding sequence ATGACCGAGACCAAATGGCTAAGTTCCGAAGAGCAGCTAGGCTGGCGCGGATTTCTGCTTGCCTCCCGTCTGATCATGGACCAGCTCAACCGTGAGTTGCAGGACGCGCACGACTTGTCGCTCACTGACTACGCCATACTTGTCCGTCTCAGCGAAGAGCAAGACCACCAACTGCGGATGACCGAGTTGGCCGCGTCGAGCGGCCTGTCCAAGAGTCGGCTGTCCCACCAGATGAAGCGGCTCGAGCAACGTGGCCTAACATCGCGTTCGGTCTGCCCGGACGATGCGCGCGGCACCAACGCGGAGCTCACCAAGGCTGGTTACAAGGCATTGCAAGATGCCAGCCACACCCATGTCGCCGGTGTGCGCGAGCACTTGCTTGACCATTTCGACCCGGACCAAGTGCGCGAGCTGGCTCGATGGACCGAGGAAGTCGTACATCATCTTGATCAAGATGGAAGGTCCGGGCCGCTGCTGCCGTCCTGTCAGCCATAG
- a CDS encoding carbonic anhydrase — MPQLTPTRAWERMLEGNARFVSGDPAHPDQDVAKREELTGGQNPFALVFGCADSRVAAEIIFDQGLGDLFVVRTAGHVIDPGVLGSIEFGVELLNIPLIIVLGHDSCGAIGATLATTKSGDMPGGFIRDIVERVMPSAIAARSKAGGAEVGSEEVVSEHVMQSAKLLADRSRIISNAIDSGKLAIVGATYKLHDGEARVEGVVGNL; from the coding sequence ATGCCACAACTGACGCCCACCCGTGCGTGGGAGAGGATGCTCGAAGGTAACGCCCGTTTCGTGAGCGGCGACCCCGCCCACCCGGATCAGGATGTCGCGAAGCGAGAAGAGCTCACCGGCGGCCAGAATCCGTTCGCCTTGGTGTTTGGCTGCGCCGACTCGCGCGTCGCCGCGGAGATCATTTTTGACCAGGGCCTCGGCGACCTATTCGTCGTACGCACGGCAGGGCACGTCATCGACCCCGGTGTACTCGGTTCTATCGAGTTCGGTGTCGAACTTCTGAATATCCCCCTGATCATCGTTCTCGGGCACGATTCCTGCGGCGCGATTGGTGCAACGCTTGCGACGACCAAATCAGGTGACATGCCTGGCGGCTTTATCCGCGACATCGTCGAACGAGTGATGCCGAGTGCCATCGCGGCGCGCTCCAAGGCAGGCGGTGCCGAGGTTGGGTCCGAAGAAGTTGTCTCCGAGCACGTCATGCAGTCGGCCAAGCTACTCGCAGATCGGTCGCGGATCATCTCCAACGCTATCGATTCCGGGAAACTCGCGATCGTCGGCGCCACATACAAACTGCATGACGGCGAAGCGCGCGTCGAAGGTGTCGTCGGCAATCTCTGA
- a CDS encoding thiolase family protein, producing MAIRFPLSSAVIIDAVRTPFGKYRGGLSHIRTDDFAAMPIAELCRRNDDVDPASIDDVILGDTNGAGEDNRNVARMAALIADLPHTVPGVTVNRLCGSGGEAMIQAARAIAVGELDTVIAGGVESMSRAPYVLPRPDEELPRAMNLVGTTVGWRLVNPRFPREWVASLGRCAEIEAVKLGVTRTEMDEWATRSHQRAAAAWRDKLHHDFVLPIQARDGLVERDESIRDATSMDVLRRLRPAFSDDGIGTAGNSSPINDGAIATLMMHEKTAAAQGMEPIARLHASVTTARRPDQFSIAPVDAIGKLLDKAALSASDIKVWEINEAFASMVLSCLRLMPEVAKVADTDVNPNGGAIAIGHPLGASMPRVIIDCARELRRRGGGYGVAAACIGVGLGAAVLIEA from the coding sequence ATGGCTATTCGATTCCCATTGTCCAGTGCCGTGATCATCGACGCGGTGCGCACGCCGTTCGGCAAGTATCGCGGCGGCCTGTCGCATATCCGCACCGATGACTTCGCGGCCATGCCGATCGCCGAACTTTGCCGGCGCAATGACGATGTGGATCCGGCAAGCATCGACGATGTCATCCTGGGTGACACCAATGGAGCGGGCGAAGACAACCGCAACGTGGCCCGGATGGCCGCGCTGATCGCGGACCTGCCGCACACCGTCCCCGGGGTGACGGTCAACCGCCTCTGTGGTTCTGGTGGCGAGGCGATGATCCAAGCCGCGCGAGCGATCGCGGTTGGCGAGCTCGATACCGTCATCGCAGGCGGTGTCGAGTCGATGAGCCGTGCGCCGTATGTCCTTCCCCGGCCCGACGAGGAGTTGCCCCGCGCCATGAATCTCGTCGGTACGACGGTCGGTTGGCGGCTGGTCAATCCGCGTTTCCCGCGTGAGTGGGTGGCCTCGCTCGGCCGGTGCGCAGAAATCGAGGCCGTCAAACTTGGCGTCACCCGCACCGAGATGGACGAGTGGGCGACTCGCTCACACCAGCGCGCTGCCGCGGCATGGCGAGACAAGCTGCATCACGACTTCGTGCTGCCGATCCAGGCACGGGACGGGCTCGTCGAGCGAGACGAGTCGATCCGGGACGCGACCTCGATGGACGTGTTGCGGCGGCTGCGCCCGGCGTTCTCGGACGACGGCATCGGTACGGCGGGCAACTCGTCCCCGATCAACGACGGCGCGATCGCGACGCTGATGATGCACGAGAAGACCGCTGCCGCACAGGGAATGGAGCCGATCGCGAGGCTGCACGCATCGGTGACGACGGCTCGCCGGCCCGATCAGTTCTCGATCGCACCCGTCGATGCGATAGGCAAGCTCTTGGACAAGGCCGCGCTCTCCGCTTCCGACATCAAAGTATGGGAGATCAACGAGGCTTTCGCGTCGATGGTGCTGTCTTGCCTGCGATTGATGCCCGAGGTGGCCAAGGTCGCCGACACTGACGTCAACCCGAACGGCGGCGCGATCGCGATCGGCCACCCGTTGGGCGCCTCGATGCCGCGGGTCATCATCGACTGCGCGCGCGAGCTTCGGCGTCGCGGCGGTGGCTACGGCGTGGCGGCCGCATGTATCGGAGTCGGGCTAGGAGCCGCCGTACTCATCGAGGCTTAG
- a CDS encoding OsmC family protein, producing MTEASQRPGRHPASHHYEATVVWTGNRGTGTSAYREFGREHDIISAGRPTLAGSADPAFRGDPERWNPEDFLVAALAECHMLTFLHLAALGGVIVTEYVDTATGTMEMNNDGSGQFAEVTLHPVVTVQDESMREKAMSLHHPAGEMCFIARSVNFPVNHDGTVVVTS from the coding sequence GTGACTGAGGCATCCCAACGACCGGGTCGCCACCCGGCCAGCCACCACTACGAGGCCACGGTTGTGTGGACCGGCAACCGCGGCACCGGCACGTCGGCGTACCGCGAGTTCGGGCGTGAACACGACATCATCTCCGCGGGACGCCCGACACTCGCCGGCTCCGCAGATCCGGCCTTCCGCGGAGATCCGGAGCGATGGAATCCGGAGGACTTCCTGGTCGCCGCGCTTGCCGAGTGCCACATGCTGACATTTCTGCACCTCGCGGCGCTCGGCGGCGTGATTGTGACCGAATACGTCGACACCGCCACCGGAACGATGGAGATGAACAACGACGGTAGCGGGCAGTTCGCCGAGGTGACGCTGCATCCGGTCGTGACCGTGCAGGACGAGTCGATGCGCGAGAAGGCGATGTCACTGCACCACCCCGCGGGCGAGATGTGTTTCATTGCGCGGTCCGTCAACTTCCCGGTCAACCACGACGGGACCGTGGTCGTTACGTCGTAA
- a CDS encoding YaaA family protein: MLILLPPSEGKTQASTGKPVDVSSLSFPELTSARHEVAKSLIEVSGGADALKVLKVPAGLGELVAANADLLDAPAAPAWKVYTGVLFDAFGYADLDPAAKRRAARQVVVSSALWGAVRLTDRIPAYRLSMSVSLPRLGGLARFWKPMLDEPMTDAAARGLIIDCRSSTYAASWRPSGTLTKRYVPVRVFREQAGVRTVVSHMAKHSRGLIARALTQQAAAPKSVDELVVLLNAHFDQHAVYTATGEKVDLYVEAAQDDLGLDVITT, translated from the coding sequence GTGCTGATCTTGCTACCGCCGTCCGAGGGTAAAACCCAAGCATCGACCGGGAAACCGGTCGATGTGAGTTCGCTGTCGTTCCCAGAACTGACATCCGCGCGGCACGAGGTGGCCAAGTCGCTCATCGAGGTGTCCGGCGGCGCAGACGCACTGAAGGTGCTCAAGGTCCCGGCCGGACTTGGCGAGCTCGTCGCGGCCAACGCCGACCTACTCGACGCCCCCGCGGCGCCAGCCTGGAAGGTCTATACCGGCGTACTGTTCGACGCGTTCGGGTACGCCGACCTCGACCCTGCCGCTAAACGACGCGCCGCCCGGCAGGTCGTCGTCTCCTCGGCACTCTGGGGTGCGGTGCGGCTGACCGACCGGATTCCGGCGTACCGGCTATCGATGTCGGTGTCACTGCCGAGGCTCGGCGGACTCGCGAGATTCTGGAAGCCGATGCTCGACGAGCCGATGACCGATGCCGCGGCGCGCGGCCTGATCATCGACTGCCGGTCCTCGACGTACGCCGCATCGTGGAGGCCCAGCGGCACTCTCACCAAGCGATACGTCCCGGTGCGGGTTTTCCGAGAGCAGGCGGGCGTACGCACGGTCGTATCCCACATGGCCAAACACAGTCGCGGTCTGATCGCCCGGGCCCTCACCCAGCAGGCCGCTGCGCCGAAGTCGGTCGACGAGCTCGTCGTACTGCTCAACGCACACTTCGATCAGCATGCCGTCTACACCGCGACCGGCGAAAAGGTCGATCTCTATGTGGAGGCCGCTCAGGACGACCTGGGGCTCGACGTCATTACGACGTAA